The following proteins are co-located in the Vigna unguiculata cultivar IT97K-499-35 chromosome 9, ASM411807v1, whole genome shotgun sequence genome:
- the LOC114162732 gene encoding subtilisin-like protease SBT1.7 — translation MVEREQGDKMNMLIFKSLLISLLLVFCSRHTVAEKKTNHHSKSTYIIHMDKFNMPSSFNDHLLWYDSSLKSVSDSAEMLYTYQHVAHGFSTRLTSQEAELLSKQPGILSVIPEVRYDLHTTRTPEFLGLGNAITFSLPVGIRTDVVVGVLDTGVWAELRSFDDKGLGPVPSSWKGECERGKNFNPSNCNKKLIGARFFAKGYEAAFGPINESTESKSPRDDDGHGTHTSTTAAGSVVAGASLFGFANGTARGMAPQARVATYKVCWLGGCFSSDIAAGIDKAIADGVNILSMSIGGGLTDYYRDTIAIGTFAATAHGILVSTSAGNGGPSEASLSNVAPWLTTVGAGTIDRDFPAYVTLGNGKAYTGVSLYNGKLPPKTPIPIVYAGNVSGDSEGSQCSKGSLIAAKVAGKIVICDRGGNPRVEKGVVVKSAGGIGMILANNEDYGEELVADSYLLPALALGQKSSIELKKYVFSSSNPTAKLSFGGTQLGVQPSPVVAAFSSRGPNLLTPKVLKPDLIAPGVNILAGWSGAVGPTGMTEDTRHVEFNIISGTSMSCPHVSGLAALLKGTHPEWSPAAIRSALMTTSYRTYKNGQTLKDVDNGLPATPFDFGAGHVDPVAAFDPGLVYDATVDDYLSFFCALQYSSSQIKLVARRDFTCSKRKKYRVEDLNYPSFAVPFNTAFGVKGGSQKPTTVQYTRTLTNVGAPATYTVSVTQSPSVKIVVQPQTLSFRELNEKKSYTVTFTSSSEPSGTTSFAYLEWSDGKHKVSSPIAFSWT, via the coding sequence ATGGTGGAGCGAGAGCAAGGTGACAAGATGAATATGCTGATATTCAAGTCCCTTCTGATTTCTTTGTTGCTGGTTTTCTGTAGCAGACACACCGTAGCAGAAAAGAAAACCAATCACCACTCTAAAAGCACATACATAATTCACATGGACAAGTTCAACATGCCATCAAGCTTCAATGACCATCTCCTGTGGTATGATTCGTCGCTGAAATCAGTGTCAGACTCAGCAGAGATGCTCTACACATACCAACATGTAGCTCATGGCTTCTCCACAAGGCTAACTAGCCAAGAAGCAGAGTTACTCTCAAAGCAACCGGGAATTCTCTCCGTCATCCCTGAAGTTAGATACGATCTTCACACAACTCGAACACCAGAGTTTCTGGGGTTGGGGAACGCCATCACTTTTTCACTGCCCGTTGGAATCCGAACCGATGTGGTTGTTGGAGTGCTAGACACTGGTGTGTGGGCTGAGCTAAGAAGCTTCGATGACAAGGGTCTTGGGCCAGTTCCAAGTAGCTGGAAAGGTGAGTGTGAGAGAGGTAAGAACTTCAACCCATCAAACTGCAACAAGAAGCTGATTGGTGCAAGGTTTTTCGCAAAGGGCTATGAGGCGGCGTTTGGACCCATCAATGAAAGTACAGAATCAAAGTCACCAAGGGATGATGATGGCCATGGAACTCACACCTCAACAACAGCAGCAGGTTCTGTAGTTGCAGGAGCTAGCCTCTTCGGCTTTGCTAATGGGACGGCAAGAGGCATGGCCCCACAAGCCAGAGTTGCTACATACAAAGTGTGTTGGCTTGGAGGGTGCTTTTCATCAGACATAGCTGCTGGCATTGACAAGGCCATTGCAGATGGTGTCAACATCCTTTCCATGTCAATTGGGGGAGGTTTGACGGACTACTATAGAGACACTATTGCGATTGGAACCTTTGCTGCCACTGCCCACGGAATACTGGTTTCCACTTCAGCAGGAAATGGTGGGCCTAGTGAAGCATCTTTGTCTAATGTGGCACCATGGTTAACCACAGTTGGTGCTGGAACTATAGACCGTGACTTCCCTGCCTATGTCACCCTGGGGAATGGTAAGGCTTACACTGGGGTGTCCCTTTACAATGGCAAACTCCCACCTAAGACTCCAATTCCAATTGTGTATGCCGGTAATGTGAGTGGAGATTCAGAAGGAAGTCAGTGCAGCAAAGGTAGTTTGATTGCTGCAAAAGTAGCAGGAAAAATCGTGATTTGTGACAGAGGAGGGAATCCAAGGGTGGAAAAGGGTGTGGTGGTGAAGAGTGCTGGAGGCATTGGGATGATACTAGCAAACAATGAAGATTACGGGGAAGAGTTAGTAGCTGACTCTTATCTCCTTCCGGCATTAGCTTTGGGCCAGAAATCCAGCATTGAGTTAAAGAAGTATGTTTTCTCATCTTCCAATCCCACAGCTAAACTTTCGTTTGGTGGCACCCAGTTAGGGGTTCAACCATCCCCAGTGGTGGCAGCTTTCAGCTCAAGAGGGCCAAATTTGCTGACACCAAAGGTGCTCAAACCAGACCTGATAGCTCCAGGAGTTAACATCCTAGCTGGGTGGAGTGGTGCAGTTGGACCAACTGGTATGACTGAAGACACAAGGCATGTGGAATTCAACATAATCTCAGGCACATCCATGTCCTGCCCCCATGTCAGTGGGTTAGCTGCCCTTCTTAAGGGCACTCACCCAGAATGGAGCCCTGCAGCTATAAGGTCTGCCCTCATGACCACATCTTACAGAACCTACAAAAATGGGCAAACCTTAAAAGATGTTGACAATGGCCTCCCAGCTACACCGTTTGATTTTGGTGCTGGACATGTAGATCCAGTGGCTGCTTTTGATCCTGGCCTTGTCTATGATGCCACCGTGGATGACTACTTGAGCTTCTTCTGTGCCCTGCAGTACAGTTCCTCTCAGATAAAGCTTGTTGCAAGGAGAGATTTTACTTGCAGCAAAAGGAAGAAGTACAGAGTGGAAGATCTCAACTACCCATCTTTTGCTGTTCCTTTTAACACGGCTTTTGGAGTAAAGGGTGGTTCTCAGAAACCAACCACTGTTCAGTACACAAGGACTTTAACAAACGTGGGTGCCCCAGCAACGTATACAGTTTCAGTGACACAGTCTCCCTCGGTGAAGATTGTGGTTCAACCACAAACACTCAGTTTCCGTGAACTCAATGAGAAGAAGAGCTACACAGTTACGTTCACGTCTTCTTCAGAGCCTTCTGGGACAACCAGTTTTGCTTATCTAGAATGGTCTGATGGGAAACACAAGGTTTCTAGTCCCATTGCTTTCAGCTGGACTTGA
- the LOC114162111 gene encoding protein arginine N-methyltransferase 2, whose translation MKEAEEQLCEAAKKGDAERVKALIDSGADVTHFDGEGLNPLMHAAKEGHAPVLTLLLSAGAPWNALSSSGLSAGDYTMQEGHSEAFDLLLNAGIQAELILGTIARKENKSGDSGVDYLEDRVSFSEDKLMDSESKAVMMAWEKPLMEAHAKAVCSGGGHVLNIGFGMGLVDSAIQQYAPASHTIVEAHPEVYQRMLRSGWGQKENVKIVFGRWQDVLSQLETYDGIFFDTYGEYYDDLKEFHQHLPTLLKPGGIYSFFNGLCGSNAFFHVVYCHLVSLELENLGYSTQLIPLPVKDCLGEQVWEGVKQRYWQLDTYYLPVCQSVEDPE comes from the exons ATGAAGGAAGCGGAGGAGCAACTGTGCGAGGCGGCCAAAAAGGGTGACGCGGAGAGAGTGAAGGCTCTCATAGACTCCGGCGCCGACGTCACCCACTTTGACGGCGAGGGCCTCAATCCTCTCATGCACGCCGCAAAGGAAGGCCATGCACCCGTTCTCACTCTCCTCCTCTCCGCCGGTGCTCCCTGGAACGCCCTCTCTTCCTCCGGCCTCTCCGCCGGCGACTACACCATGCAGGAAGGCCACAGCGAAGCCTTCGACCTTCTCCTAAACGCCG GGATTCAGGCCGAACTCATTCTGGGAACAATTGCGAGGAAGGAAAACAAGAGCGGCGATTCCGGTGTCGATTATTTGGAAGATAGGGTGAGTTTTAGCGAAGACAAGCTTATGGACTCTGAAAGCAAAGCTGTGATGATGGCGTGGGAGAAGCCATTGATGGAGGCACATGCCAAAGCTGTTTGTTCGGGAGGGGGCCACGTGCTCAATATTGGGTTCGGAATGGGGCTCGTGGATTCGGCCATTCAGCAGTATGCACCTGCATCACACACTATCGTTGAGGCTCATCCGGAGGTGTATCAACGCATGCTTCGCTCCGGTTGGGGTCAGAAGGAAAATGTGAAGATAGTTTTTGGCCGATGGCAGGATGTTCTGTCTCAGCTTGAAACATATGATG GAATATTCTTTGACACCTATGGGGAGTACTACGATGATTTGAAGGAGTTCCACCAACATCTCCCAACATTATTGAAGCCTGGTGGTATCTACTCATTCTTCAATGGCCTCTGTGGCAGTAATGCGTTTTTCCATGTTGTTTACTGCCATTTGGTATCACTTGAGCTTGAGAATTTGGGGTATTCCACGCAATTAATTCCATTGCCTGTTAAGGATTGTTTAGGAGAACAAGTTTGGGAAGGTGTGAAACAAAGATATTGGCAGCTAGATACGTACTACCTTCCTGTCTGTCAGTCTGTAGAAGACCCTGAATGA
- the LOC114162371 gene encoding uncharacterized protein LOC114162371 isoform X1, translated as MASSFDRWEKDPFFSAAEEVQESSDRMESIYRTWIHTMKDASSLWNCDEARRDLQTAIGTATWQLEEFERATRLSYSKVSTEDARNRHRDFVDAIRDKISNVEHLLLEPVHSGTKASLPWPRLDEGERDELASFLSGTSAAVSKNPAKCNSRDGENVQLSDKDSIPNCSSNLHISSGWGSSDVAQEKSLGHRRAATADPDIGSWQITVTDGVQESNSSNGSSSLNPVHKVASLSGFFGSVDTISKLKWPKNGYRKLKPVNHCEETDNALLPSAGLNGGIKAYYEESKNCLDNYDESYDKQLHGWYGALQRQLQRSQYQMQYNRHVQITIWAVILLCLIVFIAFCTM; from the exons ATGGCGTCGAGTTTTGATCGATGGGAAAAAGATCCTTTCTTTAGTGCTGCCGAAGAAGTTCAGGAATCTTCTGACAG GATGGAATCTATCTATAGAACATGGATTCACACAATGAAGGATGCATCCAGCCTGTGGAACTGTGATGAGGCCCGCCGAGATCTACAAACTGCCATTGGCACTGCTACATGGCAG TTAGAGGAATTTGAACGGGCTACACGGTTAAGTTATAGCAAAGTTTCAACTGAGGATGCAAGAAATAGACACCGAGATTTTGTTGATGCCATCCGTGACAAGATTAGCAATGTTGAACATTTGTTACTAGAACCTGTTCATTCAGGTACCAAGGCATCTCTGCCTTGGCCGCGTCTGGATGAAGGAGAACGTGATGAACTAGCATCATTTCTCTCGGGAACATCGGCTGCTGTTAGCAAAAATCCTGCGAAATGTAACAGCAGAGATGGTGAAAATGTGCAATTAAGTGACAAAGATTCTATCCCTAATTGTTCAAGCAATTTACATATTTCATCTGGGTGGGGTTCGTCTGATGTAGCACAGGAAAAGTCACTTGGGCATCGCAGGGCAGCTACTGCTGATCCTGATATTGGTTCTTGGCAAATCACTGTTACTGATGGTGTGCAAGAATCGAATTCCTCCAATGGTTCTTCCAGTCTAAATCCTGTGCACAAGGTAGCAAGTCTCTCTGGATTTTTTGGTTCCGTGGATACTATCTCTAAGTTGAAGTGGCCTAAGAATGGTTATAGAAAGCTGAAACCAGTGAATCATTGTGAAGAAACGGATAATGCACTATTACCATCGGCTGGATTGAATGGG GGCATCAAGGCATACTATGAAGAAAGTAAGAATTGCCTTGATAATTATGATGAATCTTATGATAAGCAACTCCACGGGTGGTATGGGGCTTTGCAAAGGCAGCTTCAAAGATCTCAATACCAAATGCAATACAATCGGCATGTTCAAATAACTATCTGGGCTGTTATTCTCCTTTGCTTGATTG tttttattgcttttTGCACGATGTAG
- the LOC114162371 gene encoding uncharacterized protein LOC114162371 isoform X2, with the protein MESIYRTWIHTMKDASSLWNCDEARRDLQTAIGTATWQLEEFERATRLSYSKVSTEDARNRHRDFVDAIRDKISNVEHLLLEPVHSGTKASLPWPRLDEGERDELASFLSGTSAAVSKNPAKCNSRDGENVQLSDKDSIPNCSSNLHISSGWGSSDVAQEKSLGHRRAATADPDIGSWQITVTDGVQESNSSNGSSSLNPVHKVASLSGFFGSVDTISKLKWPKNGYRKLKPVNHCEETDNALLPSAGLNGGIKAYYEESKNCLDNYDESYDKQLHGWYGALQRQLQRSQYQMQYNRHVQITIWAVILLCLIVFIAFCTM; encoded by the exons ATGGAATCTATCTATAGAACATGGATTCACACAATGAAGGATGCATCCAGCCTGTGGAACTGTGATGAGGCCCGCCGAGATCTACAAACTGCCATTGGCACTGCTACATGGCAG TTAGAGGAATTTGAACGGGCTACACGGTTAAGTTATAGCAAAGTTTCAACTGAGGATGCAAGAAATAGACACCGAGATTTTGTTGATGCCATCCGTGACAAGATTAGCAATGTTGAACATTTGTTACTAGAACCTGTTCATTCAGGTACCAAGGCATCTCTGCCTTGGCCGCGTCTGGATGAAGGAGAACGTGATGAACTAGCATCATTTCTCTCGGGAACATCGGCTGCTGTTAGCAAAAATCCTGCGAAATGTAACAGCAGAGATGGTGAAAATGTGCAATTAAGTGACAAAGATTCTATCCCTAATTGTTCAAGCAATTTACATATTTCATCTGGGTGGGGTTCGTCTGATGTAGCACAGGAAAAGTCACTTGGGCATCGCAGGGCAGCTACTGCTGATCCTGATATTGGTTCTTGGCAAATCACTGTTACTGATGGTGTGCAAGAATCGAATTCCTCCAATGGTTCTTCCAGTCTAAATCCTGTGCACAAGGTAGCAAGTCTCTCTGGATTTTTTGGTTCCGTGGATACTATCTCTAAGTTGAAGTGGCCTAAGAATGGTTATAGAAAGCTGAAACCAGTGAATCATTGTGAAGAAACGGATAATGCACTATTACCATCGGCTGGATTGAATGGG GGCATCAAGGCATACTATGAAGAAAGTAAGAATTGCCTTGATAATTATGATGAATCTTATGATAAGCAACTCCACGGGTGGTATGGGGCTTTGCAAAGGCAGCTTCAAAGATCTCAATACCAAATGCAATACAATCGGCATGTTCAAATAACTATCTGGGCTGTTATTCTCCTTTGCTTGATTG tttttattgcttttTGCACGATGTAG
- the LOC114164060 gene encoding cytochrome b5, whose amino-acid sequence MVITTFNGTGVGFGFGVGCGFGIGWGFGGMPLNLLGLGAGGGCGVGVGLGWGFGTAFGSKYRSSRVTFQGVEFDSKETVNSKEFSKPSTEVAQHRSNRDCWVVINGRVLDVTKFLQEHPGGEEVILEVAGKEATKQFDAIGHSKAAQNMVVKYQVGVLQGAKVEEVDMNDDVVDTESNTKEMSAFVIKDGANYKSISFYEFFVPLLVATLYFGYRCLTVPHY is encoded by the exons ATGGTTATCACAACTTTCAACGGAACCGGCGTTGGATTTG gtttTGGCGTAGGTTGCGGTTTCGGTATAGGATGGGGTTTCGGAG GTATGCCATTGAACTTATTGGGTCTTGGTGCAG GTGGAGGCTGTGGCGTTGGAGTAGGACTTGGTTGGGGGTTTGGTACTGCCTTTGGTAGCAAATATCGGTCCTCACGGGTCACATTTCAAGGAGTGGAATTTGATAGCAAGGAGACAGTTAACAGCAAGGAGTTCTCAAAGCCCAGTACAGAA GTTGCTCAACACAGATCCAACAGAGACTGTTGGGTGGTGATCAATGGCAGA GTTTTGGATGTGACAAAGTTCTTGCAGGAACACCCGGGAGGGGAAGAGGTGATTCTAGAAGTGGCTGGGAAGGAGGCGACGAAGCAGTTTGATGCCATTGGACACAGCAAAGCAGCACAAAACATGGTAGTGAAGTACCAGGTTGGTGTTCTGCAAGGTGCCAAGGTTGAAGAGGTAGACATGAACGATGATGTTGTTGACACGGAATCCAACACCAAAGAGATGAGTGCCTTCGTCATCAAAGATGGTGCAAACTATAAGTCAATCTCATTTTACGAGTTCTTTGTTCCTCTTCTTGTTGCTACTCTCTACTTTGGCTATCGATGCCTCACCGTCCCTCACTACTAG
- the LOC114164335 gene encoding 3-oxo-Delta(4,5)-steroid 5-beta-reductase, producing MSWWWAGAIGAAKKKFEEDDTPRSFESVGLVIGVTGIVGNSLAEILPLADTPGGPWKVYGVARRPRPPWNADHPIEYVQCDVSDPGDAESKLSVLTDVTHIFFVSWTNRPTEAENCEVNGAMLRNVLRAVIPNAPNLRHVSLQTGTKHYLGSFESVGKIQPHEPPFTEDLPRLDTPNFYYTQEDILFEEIAKKEGLTWSVHRPGTIFGFSPYSLMNLVGSLCVYAAICKHEGVPLRFPGTKGAWESYSFSSDADLIAEQHIWAAVDPYARNEAFNCSNGDVFKWKHLWKVLAEQFGIEEYGFEEGSRLRLSEAMKDKGPVWDEIVSQNQLLPTKLDEVGDWWFVDIIFSGEGILDSMNKSKEHGFLGFRNSKNSFISWIDKSKGYKIVP from the exons ATGAGTTGGTGGTGGGCTGGAGCAATCGGCGCTGCGAAG AAGAAATTCGAGGAAGACGACACTCCGCGAAGCTTCGAGAGTGTGGGACTGGTGATCGGCGTGACGGGCATCGTCGGAAACAGCCTTGCCGAGATCCTGCCTCTCGCTGACACCCCCGGCGGTCCATGGAAAGTCTATGGCGTGGCACGGCGGCCGCGTCCGCCGTGGAACGCCGATCACCCCATCGAATACGTCCAGTGCGACGTTTCAGATCCCGGCGACGCCGAAAGCAAACTCTCCGTCTTGACCGACGTCACGCACATTTTCTTCGTGTCGTGGACTAACCGCCCCACCGAGGCTGAGAACTGCGAGGTTAACGGCGCCATGTTACGGAACGTGCTGCGTGCCGTTATCCCCAATGCTCCCAATCTGCGTCACGTGTCCCTCCAGACAGGGACTAAGCACTACCTCGGATCGTTCGAATCCGTAGGCAAGATCCAACCCCACGAGCCCCCCTTCACGGAGGATCTCCCGCGATTGGACACGCCTAATTTTTACTACACTCAAGAGGACATTCTCTTTGAAGAAATCGCTAAGAAAGAGGGTTTGACTTGGTCCGTACACAGGCCCGGAACAATATTTGGCTTTTCTCCCTACAGTTTGATGAACCTGGTTGGGAGTCTTTGCGTTTACGCCGCAATTTGCAAGCACGAGGGGGTTCCGTTGAGATTTCCCGGCACCAAAGGCGCCTGGGAGAGTTATTCCTTTTCTTCCGATGCGGATTTGATTGCGGAGCAGCATATTTGGGCCGCTGTTGACCCCTATGCGCGGAATGAAGCATTTAACTGTTCCAATGGTGATGTGTTCAAGTGGAAGCATCTCTGGAAGGTGTTGGCTGAACAGTTTGGGATTGAGGAGTACGGTTTTGAAGAAGGTTCGCGTTTGAGGCTCTCGGAAGCGATGAAGGATAAGGGTCCTGTTTGGGATGAGATTGTGAGTCAGAATCAGCTTCTACCTACCAAGCTTGACGAGGTTGGTGATTGGTGGTTTGTGGATATTATTTTCTCCGGGGAGGGAATTTTAGATAGCATGAACAAGTCCAAAGAACATGGGTTTTTGGGATTCAGGAACTCCAAGAATTCGTTCATAAGTTGGATAGATAAGAGCAAGGGTTATAAGATTGTGCCTTGA